The Lactuca sativa cultivar Salinas chromosome 2, Lsat_Salinas_v11, whole genome shotgun sequence genome includes the window GTGATTTTTTTTGCTTTAGGTCAAAAAAACAATCTTTTTTCAATGTAGCTCCTATTGGAACCTGTCATTCGTTTTGTTCCCTGGATTGTTACACCTAAATACGCacctttttttattataaaaggaCAATTTGGTCCTACTAGAACATGTCAAGTATGAACATTAGTTAAGGGATATTTTAAGGCATTTACTTGACGTCCATATGTTGATGTTCTCAATTATAATGATTCTTGTGTCAAGTAAATAAAAGATATCAACTCAAATTACAAAAAAGAGTTGCTTGATGAACAAGGTATATTCACTAGTTGTCAAAATCATCGGTTTAGAGATAATGACGATGTTAGAATTATTATGTCAACTACATGCAGCTTGTATGTAATAATGCATCTAAATTTCAAGACTCAAGGACGGATTTTAAATGCATAGGAGAATGATGGAATGCCATGAAACTGTTTCATTGTTCTTGATGCTGGGATAAATCTCATAATTTATAGCTTCCCAGTAAAGTTATGGTTTTATTTCCCTGTAAGGGATTATAATTTCGTCTCCACGCCTCCACGGGATGTGATATACAGTTTgcttaaactattggaagaattctTTTTCGATTAAGTAATCGGTCTATCCAAAATTTGATTGTAAGAGTTTTGCAAATATGTTTCTTCTTAGATAACCTTTTTGGTATACTTCCAAAATTGCTTTCTGATCGTGAAATTACATTAAAACCTACCCACTCGCCCAGATTTGATGCCAAAAAGGTAAATTAGGGAGGTATCAACAAAATTGACTTGAACAAACACCAAATTTGATTGTGTTATAGTGTCAATTCCCATAAAAGTTATTGTGACAAATGACACaaaatgataatcaatattatttTTCTCAGTCGTGAATCTTTTAATTCTgtttaatatataattatatatccgTAACTTCTTTTTTCTTAATGTTTTCTTGTATCATAAAAGTGAATTTAAAGTAAGTGTTCTTTGCAAAATTCCTAAAGTTAATTGATAAAAATGATTGAAGGAATCCTACTAGTCCTTTCACACACTCACAATCAAAATAGGATTATGCATCGGCCCTCTCCAAGTTCAATCTTATATGCAAAATATTCATTCACCGATCTATCAAAACTTCTCTTATACACCAAAACTACATTATTTTTCTAATAATCAAAAATAATTTTCAATAAACGATTATTATGTAAACATGTAATCATCAACCATTTTCAATAAACGATTAGTATTGTGTCATACAGATCTAAAGAATTTAAATATTGAAATTACTTAGGagctttacaaaaaaaaaaaaaaaaaagtctagtTATTTATGGTTATATGGAAATCCTTAATACCCAGTTACGATTATTTGAAAAGAAAATCAatttatcattaataaaataaaaaatattttttttcgacTGTCAAACAGGGGAGAAAAAGTATAGTGGTTACTTTTAATAAGCATTATTCTCCTacaaaattataaaaagaaaatgGACAGGGTTCATATTAGTTCATCACCAAACCCATCCTTCTGATATAGTCCTTCGGTTATTGGAGCAGATCAAAATATGCTCTCATACAACTCAACAACAGCATTCAAATTCCCATAACAAATATGCTCATAAATCATAATTAGCTTTAAACCAAACCACTAAAAAGACCTACTCCATAGTACCTCATCAGCTCCACTTCTCAATTctcattacatatataaatatatccaTATTGGTCCTTCTCATCATCAAAACACAAACTCTCTATCTATTCCTCAATAACAACGCCACCCAAATGGCCCTCTACAACCCTTCTACCCTTCTCAAAACTGCACTTTGCGTCTTTTTACTCTCAATCTCTCTTGAATGTTCTAGGGGGGCCCGCATCCTCACAGACACAACCCCGTTTTCAACCAACCAACACGACTCCACTGATCCAATAGACGATGTCGATACCCCTGACGTTGCCCCTCAAGTGGACCCCACCCCCACCGTCATCACACCTGCACCACTTGTCAGTCCTTCCATCCCGTCACCGGTCGTAAAAAATCCAATTGTTGCCACTGGTGTCACGACACCAGTGACAACACCCACAGGTGGGTCTGCATCGGTTGTTGGAACTGTACCAGCAACCGGTGCAGCGGATCATCCAACGATGAGTTTCTTTATGCATGATGTCATCGGAGGGTCCCACGCTACAAGCAGAGTGGTCACTGGAATCGTAGCCTCCTCAAGCGCAAACGCCGTTCCCTTTTCCACACCCAACAGTCAAGTGTTTCCAATCACCGGCGGAATCCCACTCAACAACATCAACGGCATAGTAAACAACAACAATCTCCCATTCCTAGCCGGATTCAACGGAAACAACCCTAACAACCCTAATTCCAACACTGTCCTACAAAACACCGGAAACAACAATGTCGTAAACGGCGGAAACAACTTACCGTTTGTTGCCGCGGGTCAACTACCGGCCGGAATCACTCTCCAACAACTCATGTTTGGGTCAATCACTGTCATTGACAATGAGTTGACCGAAGGACACGAGCTTGGAACCGGGGTGATTGGAAGTGGACAAGGGTTTTACCTCGCGAGCTCATTAGATGGGTCTAGTCATACTTTCGCGCTGACAACATTGTTCCATGGTGGGGACCACGAGGTGGATGACACGATTAGTTTCTTTGGGGTCCACCGGACCGCTTCGGAAATCTCGCATATTGCTGT containing:
- the LOC111912240 gene encoding dirigent protein 24; translated protein: MALYNPSTLLKTALCVFLLSISLECSRGARILTDTTPFSTNQHDSTDPIDDVDTPDVAPQVDPTPTVITPAPLVSPSIPSPVVKNPIVATGVTTPVTTPTGGSASVVGTVPATGAADHPTMSFFMHDVIGGSHATSRVVTGIVASSSANAVPFSTPNSQVFPITGGIPLNNINGIVNNNNLPFLAGFNGNNPNNPNSNTVLQNTGNNNVVNGGNNLPFVAAGQLPAGITLQQLMFGSITVIDNELTEGHELGTGVIGSGQGFYLASSLDGSSHTFALTTLFHGGDHEVDDTISFFGVHRTASEISHIAVIGGTGKYEEAKGYATIESLPQVDEHTTDGVETIVHVKIYLTTP